GACATACCGACTGACACGCTGTGAGAACTTCCCCGTCACGAACCCTACGGCCATCTTTCTCAGCCTCGATCCGTGCCGCCGAAATGCGTTGGGTACAATATGTACATTTTTCCATGACACCGCGACTGCGAATGGAGACCTCAGGATTACGCATCAGCTTGTACTGTGCGGTATCCCAGTCCTGATATAAAAGGAAGTTGAATCGGCGAACCTTATAGGGGCAGTTATTAGAACAATACCGTGTACCGACACAGCGGTTATAGACCATGTCATTGAGGCCCTCAGGATTATGAACCGTTGCAGTTACCGGACAAACAACCTCGCAGGGTGCCAACTCACACTGCATACACAGAACAGGCTGAAAATGTGCTCCTTCCGGCTCATTGATGCTTCCGCCACTGTAATAAGTGTCAATGCGCATCCAATGCATTTCACGGCTTTTCTCGACCTGTTCCTTTCCGACAACCGGAATATTATTCTCTGACTGGCAGGCGAGGACACACGCATTGCAGCCAACGCAGGAGTTCAAGTCGATCGACATTCCCCATTTGTGGTTTTCTGCGTACCATTTTTGGTATGTGGTGTCGTCATACATCGACTTGTCCGCGAAATTCTCTTGATGACCCTCTACAAGGTGCTCGTCAAGATGATGCACATCCCAAACTCGCAAGAGATCACGTCCTTCCATGTTGAAATGGATCTGAGTCGAGGCTATCTGAACGTTATTCCCAGTTTTCGCGATCTCACCGAAACCGAAATTCATCGCGTCCGAGCGGACGATCTTGAACGCGTTGTACCCCAGACCGGTTCCGACCTTGCCCGCCCTTGTCCGGCCATAGCCCATATAGATCGTTATAACGTCGTCGGGCTGGCCAGGAGAGATCCACATCGGTACGCCATCGAGTTCGGCGCCTTGATATGTGAGTTTCACGGTATCGGACCCCATGTTCGAGCCGTGAGTATTGATGAACGCCCTTCCTCTTTCGCCACCTGAGATCTCGCGCGGATCGTTGCCGCGGTTTATCTGTAAACGGGCTGCAGTTGCAGGGCTGATCAAAGCGACGTTTTCCCAAGTGATCTTTGTTAATGGGTTTGGCAGCTCTTGCATCCAGCCGTTGTTTACGAATCGGCCGTCATAAATGCTTGGGTCAGGAAGAACGGCAATCTCAAGTGAACCCGATGCGGCAGGCTTCGAATCGACCGCAGCCATGAATCCCGTATTCACCGCAACAGTCTTCGACGCAGCGGCAGTGTTTGGCACGATGCCGTCATGCACCGCCTTTCGCCAATTGTCTTCGAATGTCTTTGCACCCGAAGTTGCAGCGCCTGTCTGGGTATTCGTGTTTCCGACTGCGTTGGCCGCCGCAGCGGCGGTCTGACCAGTTGAAATGTTTTGAGCCTGCCAATATTCGCGTACAATATCGTAGTCCTTTTTGTCGAAGTTCTCGCGGAAGAAAAGCTGGACTATCTCATGGACTGATTTTCCGTCATAAAGCGGCTGTATCAGCGGTTGGATGATCGACGCTGTTCCATCATAGGCCCTTGCGTCACTCCACATTTCCAAAAAATGCTTCTCAGCGACATGCCAATGGCAAACTTCTGCCGTCTCATCAAAGTACTGGCCCAAATGAACGCGCAACCCAACCTTGTTCTCGAGGCGGTTCAGATCGATCTTTAAGTCAGCCGGCGTGTTGTAAACCGGATTGCCGCCAAGAATGACGAGCATTTTTACCCGGCTCGCATCAATATCCGCAACAAGTTCGCGAAGCTGCTCGATCTGTGTCTTTTCTGGATTGGCGACGATTGGATCGGTATAAACAACCGTCTCCCCTACATTTCCGAGAGCGCCGTTGATCGCGTGAGCTATGGCGTGAACTATCGGCGGCTGATTATCGCCGACGATAACTAATGATTTACCGCGCTTCGCAGTCAAATCTCTAGCCATCGCCGCGATCCAGGCTTCATTTTCAGTGTAGGTAGACGAGGCGCCGGCAACCCCGATCGCCTTCGCGATAGCTTTCGCGATCTCAACCATTTGGCTCGGCTTTACCGCCAGCCTGTGGTCTGCTTTTGCACCCATCAGGGTTGTGGTCGTTTCGATCGCATAGAGGCGATTCATTTCCTTCTTTTCTTCGGAAATTTTCCGCCCCTTCGCAAAATCCGCCATGTAACGGACATTTGAGCCCGAAAAAATATCGGCATCGAGAGAAAGGATCCGATCAGCCTTATCAAATCGATACACACAGTGTACCGGCGAACCGAAGGCAAGTTTTGCTCCCGCCAGGGCGTTATCTCGATTGACCGGTTCGTATTGGATCCATTTGGAGTTCGGGAGTTCCGCTGTCAGCTGTTTGAATTGGGCCTGAAGTGTCGGCGACGTGACCGTTGGCGTCAAGAAGCGAACGCCCGCTCCTCCGTCCTTTCGGTTCTCTTCGATCGCTGCCCTGATCGCATTCACAAAATTCTGCCACGAGCTTGGGCTGCCGCGATACATTATCTCTTGCGACCGATCCGGGTCGTACATATCCAGCAACGCAGCTTGAGCATAGATATCGGTCGCGCCGAGGCTTCCTGGATGTTCCGGATTGCCTTCCAGTTTTACCGGCCGGCCTTCGTACGACCTCGCAAGCAAGCCCGTTGCAATACCCCCCATTGTCATTGCGGTCGCATAGAACAACGGCTTTCCGGGGAGCATATCGTCGTTCGGACGAACATACGGCACGATCTTTTCCGGGGGTTGAATTACACACCCCGAAAGTCCGGCAAGTGCAAGTGATGCACCCATCACCTTAACAAAGTTGCGGCGGCTAAGTCCGTCATTCCAGTCTTCGGCATGCAAAGGAAACTCGCCTTTCACAAACTCGGCAAATTCTGGCGTGTCAGCGTATTCTTCGACACTGCGCCAATATTCTTTGCCGGTGCTTGCGGACAGTATCTTGTCCCTTATCGATGCAAAATTCTGTTTGCTTTCGTGACTAGGCATCTTTTCGTGATTCCTCAAAAATCTGACTTGATCGATCGGCCCTGAACCCTGTCTCTCATCGGTTTGGGCCTTTCTGACCGGTTCGGACCGTTCTGA
The DNA window shown above is from Chloracidobacterium sp. and carries:
- a CDS encoding TAT-variant-translocated molybdopterin oxidoreductase produces the protein MPSHESKQNFASIRDKILSASTGKEYWRSVEEYADTPEFAEFVKGEFPLHAEDWNDGLSRRNFVKVMGASLALAGLSGCVIQPPEKIVPYVRPNDDMLPGKPLFYATAMTMGGIATGLLARSYEGRPVKLEGNPEHPGSLGATDIYAQAALLDMYDPDRSQEIMYRGSPSSWQNFVNAIRAAIEENRKDGGAGVRFLTPTVTSPTLQAQFKQLTAELPNSKWIQYEPVNRDNALAGAKLAFGSPVHCVYRFDKADRILSLDADIFSGSNVRYMADFAKGRKISEEKKEMNRLYAIETTTTLMGAKADHRLAVKPSQMVEIAKAIAKAIGVAGASSTYTENEAWIAAMARDLTAKRGKSLVIVGDNQPPIVHAIAHAINGALGNVGETVVYTDPIVANPEKTQIEQLRELVADIDASRVKMLVILGGNPVYNTPADLKIDLNRLENKVGLRVHLGQYFDETAEVCHWHVAEKHFLEMWSDARAYDGTASIIQPLIQPLYDGKSVHEIVQLFFRENFDKKDYDIVREYWQAQNISTGQTAAAAANAVGNTNTQTGAATSGAKTFEDNWRKAVHDGIVPNTAAASKTVAVNTGFMAAVDSKPAASGSLEIAVLPDPSIYDGRFVNNGWMQELPNPLTKITWENVALISPATAARLQINRGNDPREISGGERGRAFINTHGSNMGSDTVKLTYQGAELDGVPMWISPGQPDDVITIYMGYGRTRAGKVGTGLGYNAFKIVRSDAMNFGFGEIAKTGNNVQIASTQIHFNMEGRDLLRVWDVHHLDEHLVEGHQENFADKSMYDDTTYQKWYAENHKWGMSIDLNSCVGCNACVLACQSENNIPVVGKEQVEKSREMHWMRIDTYYSGGSINEPEGAHFQPVLCMQCELAPCEVVCPVTATVHNPEGLNDMVYNRCVGTRYCSNNCPYKVRRFNFLLYQDWDTAQYKLMRNPEVSIRSRGVMEKCTYCTQRISAARIEAEKDGRRVRDGEVLTACQSVCPTGAIVFGDMNDPLSKVAKIKKDKRNYNLLNELNTQPRTTYMAEMKNRNKEMPDYKAPVFKKKADDKNKSSGGH